The Ancylobacter sp. WKF20 genome contains a region encoding:
- a CDS encoding L,D-transpeptidase family protein, with the protein MNKKALRRENLSKSTSKTRVIRVVPRPGAPTRGWLLVGAIRIPVALGRSGIHALKREGDGVTPAGIWHAREVRYRADHGVRPSTALPVRRTRPEDGWCDDPADGRYNRPVRLPFAASHEEMWRPDGLYDLVVVLDHNERPRKTRGGSAVFLHLARPGFEPTAGCVAFRRKDLRWLLARITPRTAIKVG; encoded by the coding sequence GTGAATAAGAAGGCCCTTCGCCGCGAAAACCTGTCGAAATCCACCTCGAAGACGCGGGTGATACGCGTCGTGCCCCGTCCGGGAGCCCCGACGCGCGGCTGGCTGCTCGTCGGCGCCATCCGGATACCGGTCGCGCTCGGACGTAGCGGAATCCACGCGTTGAAGCGCGAGGGTGACGGCGTGACGCCCGCCGGCATCTGGCATGCGCGCGAAGTGCGCTACCGCGCCGATCACGGCGTGCGCCCCTCGACCGCCCTGCCCGTGCGGCGGACCCGTCCGGAGGATGGCTGGTGCGATGACCCCGCCGACGGGCGCTATAACCGCCCCGTGCGCCTTCCCTTCGCCGCCTCGCATGAGGAGATGTGGCGCCCCGACGGGCTCTATGACCTCGTCGTGGTGCTCGACCACAATGAGCGCCCGCGCAAGACGCGCGGCGGTTCGGCGGTGTTCCTGCATCTCGCCCGGCCGGGATTCGAGCCCACCGCCGGCTGCGTCGCCTTCCGACGCAAGGATCTGCGCTGGCTGCTGGCGCGGATCACCCCGCGCACCGCGATCAAGGTCGGCTGA
- a CDS encoding LPS assembly lipoprotein LptE, with the protein MSSLDRTRLPSRRRLLGLACAGLLALSTAGCFRPMYAEDTGDGSKLSDKFGQIEIVFAPGRVGNEVRNDLIFDLTGGAGNPAGAPYQLILQVNDSSVAAVVDPYTGLPEVELVSVDVNWQLIDTTKPVKAGAKPTPVTTGTAFGKASIDSGYQRFARERALRDAQNRASRVAAEMIRGQLASYFIAPPPKS; encoded by the coding sequence ATGTCGTCGCTTGACCGGACCCGCCTGCCCTCCCGCCGCCGCCTGCTGGGCCTTGCCTGCGCCGGGCTGCTCGCGCTTTCCACCGCCGGGTGCTTCCGGCCGATGTATGCCGAGGACACCGGCGACGGCAGCAAATTGTCCGACAAGTTCGGGCAGATCGAGATCGTGTTCGCGCCCGGCCGCGTCGGCAACGAGGTGCGCAACGACCTGATCTTCGACCTGACCGGCGGTGCCGGCAACCCGGCCGGAGCGCCCTACCAGCTCATCCTCCAGGTCAATGACAGCTCGGTTGCGGCGGTGGTCGATCCCTATACCGGCCTGCCGGAAGTCGAGCTGGTGTCGGTCGATGTCAACTGGCAGCTCATCGACACCACCAAGCCGGTGAAGGCGGGCGCCAAGCCCACGCCGGTGACCACGGGCACCGCCTTCGGCAAGGCCTCGATCGATTCCGGCTACCAGCGCTTCGCCCGCGAGCGGGCCCTGCGCGACGCGCAGAACCGCGCCTCCCGCGTGGCGGCCGAGATGATCCGCGGCCAGCTCGCCTCCTACTTCATCGCCCCGCCGCCGAAGAGCTGA
- a CDS encoding diguanylate cyclase, giving the protein MDQPLDRAASPAEPVSLASPSVTATPARRRTRSVSLRLRLAAIALGAMLLVIAERTVSIVQLHADNLAAAEGRVLDMLDRGMAQYNQTLASARAVLATLSADPWLLPVDLRRSTDDDRPQDNPGFGGPQDCALLDRIVQVAPMLEALAIVNGSGIVRCATNPGGVGLDVSGRSYYRLASQGLYSIEAIERNYVIGAPSVLAAQPVHTTDGSMAGMFLGRVGMSELFPHSVLTDLGVGSQAIVVNPSGRAMLTYPDEAAQIGANLIGMPAVARALSSTRGTLVADGPDGVRRVYAYARLAETNMHLIVGMDQATIMGPVEQATWRAGLAMLAVSTLMLISLWLAGSHLIVRPVQVLAERLIRFGRGEQDETRSDTRIVELQPLVTAFEAMSGELTRREGALRNANRRLNSLASLDPLTGIANRRSFDTVFALQWNAQQPLAILLIDIDSFKSFNDRYGHREGDGCIRAVAQLLAGGVRATDVAARIGGEEFAVLMPGSGLAAASDLAERLRMAVESLAIPHAGLPGGWVTVSVGAAACTPGADLARADLFVAADMALYEAKHGGRNRVRLAEKVEPGMAARAPGSARRGGGLRPGS; this is encoded by the coding sequence GTGGACCAGCCACTGGACCGCGCCGCCTCCCCGGCGGAGCCGGTCTCCCTTGCATCACCTTCTGTAACCGCCACACCGGCGCGCCGGCGCACGCGCTCGGTAAGCCTGCGGCTGCGGCTCGCCGCCATCGCGCTGGGCGCCATGCTGCTGGTGATCGCCGAGCGCACGGTCAGCATCGTCCAGCTCCACGCCGACAACCTCGCCGCCGCCGAGGGGCGCGTGCTCGACATGCTGGACCGTGGCATGGCGCAGTACAACCAGACGCTCGCCTCGGCGCGGGCGGTGCTCGCCACCCTCTCCGCCGATCCCTGGCTGCTGCCGGTCGACCTGCGCCGCTCGACCGACGATGACCGGCCACAGGACAATCCCGGCTTTGGCGGACCGCAGGACTGCGCGCTGCTGGATCGCATCGTCCAGGTGGCGCCGATGCTTGAAGCACTGGCCATCGTCAATGGAAGCGGCATCGTCCGGTGCGCCACAAACCCCGGCGGGGTCGGGCTCGACGTGTCCGGCCGCAGCTATTACCGCCTCGCAAGCCAGGGGCTCTATTCGATCGAGGCGATCGAGCGCAACTATGTCATCGGCGCCCCGAGCGTGCTCGCCGCCCAGCCTGTCCATACGACGGACGGTTCGATGGCCGGCATGTTTCTCGGCCGCGTCGGCATGAGCGAACTGTTTCCCCACAGCGTGCTCACCGATCTCGGCGTCGGCTCGCAGGCGATCGTGGTGAACCCGTCGGGCCGGGCCATGCTTACCTATCCCGACGAGGCGGCGCAGATCGGGGCGAACCTGATCGGCATGCCGGCGGTGGCGCGGGCTTTGTCCTCCACGCGCGGCACGCTGGTCGCCGATGGGCCGGACGGTGTGCGCCGCGTCTATGCCTATGCGCGGCTCGCCGAGACCAACATGCATCTTATCGTCGGCATGGATCAGGCGACCATCATGGGCCCGGTCGAACAGGCGACCTGGCGCGCCGGCCTCGCCATGCTGGCGGTGAGCACGCTCATGCTCATCAGCCTGTGGCTCGCCGGCTCGCATCTCATCGTCCGCCCGGTACAGGTGCTGGCCGAGCGGTTGATCCGCTTCGGCCGGGGCGAGCAGGACGAGACGCGCAGCGACACCCGCATCGTCGAGCTCCAGCCGCTGGTCACCGCCTTCGAGGCGATGAGCGGCGAACTCACCCGCCGCGAGGGCGCGCTGCGCAACGCCAACCGCCGGCTGAACTCGCTCGCCAGCCTCGATCCGCTGACCGGCATCGCCAACCGGCGCAGCTTCGACACGGTGTTCGCGCTGCAATGGAACGCGCAGCAGCCGCTGGCCATCCTGCTGATCGACATCGACAGCTTCAAGTCCTTCAATGACCGCTACGGCCATCGCGAGGGCGATGGCTGCATCCGCGCCGTCGCGCAATTGCTGGCGGGCGGGGTGCGTGCCACCGATGTCGCGGCCCGCATCGGCGGCGAGGAATTCGCGGTGCTGATGCCCGGCAGCGGGCTGGCGGCGGCCAGTGATCTCGCCGAGCGGCTGCGCATGGCGGTGGAGAGCCTCGCCATCCCCCATGCCGGCCTGCCCGGCGGCTGGGTCACGGTAAGCGTCGGCGCGGCGGCCTGCACACCGGGAGCCGATCTCGCCCGCGCCGACCTGTTCGTCGCGGCGGACATGGCGCTCTATGAAGCCAAGCATGGTGGCCGCAACCGGGTGCGGCTGGCGGAGAAGGTCGAGCCCGGCATGGCGGCGCGCGCGCCCGGCAGCGCGCGGCGCGGCGGCGGACTTCGGCCGGGCAGCTGA
- a CDS encoding ParA family protein codes for MTDEIPLVPAVPRAHPRVLALANQKGGVGKTTTAINLGTALAAIGESVLVVDLDPQGNASTGLGIDRRSRRVSTYDVLTGDASLREAVLPTAVPRLHIAPSTMDLSGLELELADRRDRAFRLRDAIRTLNDDDSIRERNEPAYSYVLIDCPPSLNLITVNAMAAANAILVPLQCEFFALEGLSQLLKTVEQVRTTLNPGLSIHGIVLTMFDARNNLSNQVVEDVRQFMGDKVYETIIPRNVRVSEAPSYGKPVLLYDLKCVGSQAYLRLASEIIQRERALRATAA; via the coding sequence ATGACCGACGAGATTCCGCTTGTTCCCGCCGTCCCGCGCGCGCACCCGCGCGTGCTCGCGCTCGCGAACCAGAAGGGCGGGGTGGGCAAGACCACGACCGCCATCAATCTCGGCACGGCGCTCGCCGCCATCGGCGAGAGCGTGCTGGTGGTCGATCTCGACCCGCAGGGCAACGCCTCGACCGGTCTTGGCATCGACCGGCGCAGCCGCCGCGTCTCGACCTATGACGTGCTGACCGGCGACGCCTCCCTGCGCGAGGCGGTGCTGCCAACCGCGGTGCCGCGCCTGCATATCGCGCCCTCGACCATGGATCTCTCCGGCCTCGAGCTGGAACTGGCGGACCGGCGTGACCGCGCCTTCCGGCTGCGCGACGCCATTCGCACGCTCAACGACGACGACTCGATTCGTGAGCGGAACGAACCCGCCTACAGCTATGTGCTGATCGACTGCCCGCCCTCGCTGAACCTCATCACGGTCAACGCCATGGCGGCGGCGAACGCGATCCTCGTGCCGCTGCAATGCGAGTTCTTCGCGCTGGAGGGCCTGTCGCAGCTGCTGAAGACGGTGGAGCAGGTGCGCACCACGCTGAATCCGGGGCTTTCCATCCACGGCATCGTGCTGACCATGTTCGATGCGCGCAATAACCTCTCCAACCAGGTGGTGGAGGATGTGCGCCAGTTCATGGGCGACAAGGTCTATGAGACGATCATCCCGCGCAATGTGCGGGTCTCCGAGGCGCCGTCCTATGGCAAGCCGGTGCTGCTCTATGATCTCAAATGCGTCGGGTCGCAGGCCTATCTTCGTCTCGCATCCGAAATAATTCAACGCGAGCGCGCTCTGCGCGCGACGGCGGCGTAA
- a CDS encoding ParB/RepB/Spo0J family partition protein, with protein MAMAEDGGRNRLGRGLAALIGDMADMSDLGGERARSAPAGGARRVPVAFIKPNPHNPRRTFAEEDLEDLAASIRERGIIQPIVVRADPANREHYEIVAGERRWRASQRAGLHEVPIVVIEVDDRQALEIAIIENVQRADLNPLEEAAGYQSLADQFGYSQNDLAKVIGKSRSHVANTMRLLRLPESVKAYLADGRLSAGHARALLTQDDPETLAREIVERGMNVRAIEALAQELNEAKAEAAGKPTRKPRTPPALDADTAALQRRLSDELGLQVTLRHDGEAGEIRIRYASLDQLDEVCRRLANG; from the coding sequence ATGGCGATGGCCGAGGATGGCGGGCGCAACCGGCTCGGGCGGGGTCTTGCGGCCCTGATCGGCGATATGGCCGATATGAGCGATCTCGGCGGCGAGCGGGCCCGTTCCGCGCCGGCGGGAGGCGCGCGGCGCGTGCCGGTCGCCTTCATCAAGCCGAACCCGCACAACCCGCGCCGGACCTTCGCCGAGGAGGATCTGGAGGATCTCGCCGCCTCGATCCGCGAGCGCGGCATCATCCAGCCCATCGTGGTGCGGGCCGATCCGGCCAATCGCGAGCATTACGAGATCGTCGCCGGTGAGCGGCGCTGGCGCGCCTCGCAGCGCGCCGGCCTGCACGAGGTGCCGATCGTCGTCATCGAGGTGGATGACCGGCAGGCGCTGGAAATCGCCATCATCGAGAACGTCCAGCGCGCCGACCTCAACCCGCTGGAAGAGGCGGCAGGCTATCAGTCGCTCGCCGACCAGTTCGGCTATTCGCAGAACGACCTCGCCAAGGTGATCGGCAAGAGCCGCTCGCATGTGGCCAACACGATGCGCCTCCTGCGCCTGCCGGAGAGCGTGAAGGCCTATCTGGCCGATGGCCGCCTCTCCGCCGGCCATGCCCGCGCGCTGCTGACGCAGGACGACCCGGAGACGCTGGCGCGCGAGATCGTCGAGCGCGGCATGAATGTGCGCGCCATCGAGGCGCTGGCGCAGGAGCTGAACGAGGCCAAGGCGGAAGCCGCCGGCAAGCCGACGCGCAAGCCGCGCACGCCCCCGGCACTCGATGCCGATACGGCGGCGCTGCAGCGCCGGCTCTCCGACGAGCTCGGCCTCCAGGTCACGCTGCGCCATGATGGCGAGGCGGGCGAAATCCGCATCCGCTACGCCTCGCTCGACCAGCTCGACGAGGTCTGCCGGCGCCTCGCGAACGGCTGA
- the holA gene encoding DNA polymerase III subunit delta, with product MVAVRPADVEATLSRIDTVRPVLLLFGPDSGLVRERARAYLAKAMDGSTDPFGLIRLDGDEISGDPGRLVDEAGTVALFGGRRVISLRAGSRNIVPAVEALLAAPISDAVVVIEAGDLKRGAGLRALCEGSPRANAIVCYADSDRDLSRLIDTMTAEANIPIDRDARAELMGLLGGDRMASRGEISKLLLYAAGEPRITTEHVRAIVGDASSLALDEIADSAFAGQPAEMSTAFAKATHEGMRADIILGSVCRAGQSLHQMRLSIEQGGSPERAVESARPAIHFRRKPLVEKALRSWTVPRLVTALLSLDDALLAARRHAGLGPSIAERALLQLATQARRG from the coding sequence ATGGTTGCCGTCCGCCCGGCCGACGTCGAGGCGACGCTCTCGCGCATCGACACGGTGCGCCCGGTGCTGCTGCTGTTCGGGCCCGATAGCGGCCTGGTCCGCGAGCGCGCCCGCGCCTATCTCGCCAAGGCCATGGACGGCTCGACCGATCCGTTCGGCCTGATCCGGCTCGATGGCGACGAGATTTCCGGCGATCCCGGTCGGCTGGTGGATGAAGCCGGCACCGTGGCGCTGTTCGGCGGGCGGCGGGTGATCTCGCTGCGCGCTGGCAGCCGCAACATCGTCCCGGCCGTCGAGGCGCTGCTGGCGGCGCCGATTTCCGACGCCGTGGTGGTGATCGAGGCCGGCGATCTCAAGCGCGGCGCGGGCCTGCGTGCGCTGTGCGAAGGCTCGCCGCGCGCCAATGCCATCGTCTGCTACGCCGATAGCGACCGCGACCTCTCCCGCCTCATCGACACCATGACGGCCGAGGCCAACATTCCCATCGACCGCGACGCCCGCGCCGAGCTGATGGGGCTGCTCGGCGGCGACCGCATGGCCTCGCGCGGCGAGATTTCCAAGCTGCTGCTCTATGCCGCCGGCGAACCGCGCATCACCACCGAGCATGTGCGCGCCATTGTCGGCGACGCCTCGAGCCTTGCGCTGGACGAGATCGCCGACAGCGCCTTTGCCGGCCAGCCGGCGGAGATGAGCACGGCCTTCGCCAAGGCGACGCATGAGGGAATGCGAGCCGACATCATTCTCGGCTCCGTGTGCCGGGCCGGCCAGTCGCTGCATCAGATGCGGCTCTCCATCGAGCAGGGCGGCAGCCCGGAGCGCGCGGTCGAATCCGCCCGCCCGGCCATCCATTTCCGCCGCAAGCCGCTGGTCGAGAAGGCGCTGCGCAGCTGGACCGTGCCGCGCCTTGTCACCGCCCTGCTGTCGCTGGACGATGCGCTGCTGGCCGCCCGCCGCCATGCCGGGCTTGGGCCATCCATCGCCGAGCGCGCGCTGTTGCAGCTCGCGACGCAGGCCCGCCGGGGCTAG
- a CDS encoding YggS family pyridoxal phosphate-dependent enzyme: protein MDSGQASGVTARLAEVRARIAQACADAGRAPESVKLIAVSKTFGAEHMAPALEAGQRLFGENRVQEAKGKWPALRAATPDIELHLIGPLQTNKVREALGLFDVIHTLDRPSLAQALAKEIARLEGPAPRLLVQVNTGEEPQKAGIPPQEADAFIAACREEHGLTVSGLMCIPPAHEPAAPHFALLAKIAARNGVDMLSMGMSGDFETAIMLGATHVRVGSAIFGGR, encoded by the coding sequence ATGGATAGCGGGCAGGCATCGGGTGTGACGGCGCGGCTCGCCGAGGTCCGGGCGCGGATCGCGCAGGCCTGCGCCGATGCCGGGCGGGCGCCGGAGAGCGTGAAGCTGATCGCCGTCTCCAAGACCTTCGGCGCCGAGCATATGGCGCCCGCGCTGGAAGCCGGCCAGCGCCTGTTCGGCGAGAACCGCGTGCAGGAGGCCAAGGGGAAGTGGCCGGCGCTGCGCGCGGCGACGCCGGATATCGAGCTGCATCTCATCGGCCCCTTGCAGACCAACAAGGTACGCGAGGCGCTCGGCCTGTTCGACGTGATCCACACGCTGGACCGTCCCTCGCTGGCGCAGGCGCTCGCCAAGGAGATCGCGCGGCTGGAAGGGCCTGCCCCGCGCCTGCTGGTGCAGGTCAACACTGGCGAGGAGCCGCAAAAGGCCGGCATTCCCCCGCAGGAAGCGGATGCCTTCATCGCCGCTTGCCGGGAGGAGCATGGGCTCACGGTCAGCGGGCTGATGTGCATCCCGCCCGCCCACGAGCCGGCCGCGCCGCATTTCGCCCTGCTCGCCAAGATCGCGGCGCGCAACGGGGTCGATATGCTCTCCATGGGGATGAGCGGGGATTTCGAGACCGCCATCATGCTGGGCGCTACCCATGTGCGGGTGGGCAGCGCGATTTTCGGCGGTCGCTGA
- the leuS gene encoding leucine--tRNA ligase, producing the protein MSTERYNAREAEPRWQKIWDERGIYRTRNDDPRPKYYVLEMFPYPSGRIHIGHGRNYVMGDVVARFKRMKGFNVLHPMGWDAFGLPAENAAIERNTHPGKWTYENIATMREQLKLLGLSLDWSREIATCDPDYYGEQQRIFLEFLKGGHVYRRESEVNWDPVDNTVLANEQVIDGRGWRSGALVERRKLAQWFFRISDAAEELLAGLDTLERWPDKVRLMQRNWIGRSEGLHVRFVIENAPEALPKEIKVYTTRPDTLFGASFLALSPGHPLTEQLAAGNPALASFVEECRRGGTSTAEIETQEKMGFDTGLTVAHPLGGAPVPVYVANFVLMEYGTGAIFGCPAHDQRDHDFARKYGLPITPVVLPPGTDPAQFSVADAPYDGDGTLFNSGFLDGLSVPEAKEKVALKLENQILGNAPVGERAVNYRLRDWGISRQRYWGCPIPIIHCDSCGPVPVPADQLPVRLPEDVTFDQPGNPLDRHPTWKHVACPHCGEPARRETDTMDTFVDSSWYFARFAAEPGTAPLQKGAADHWLPVDQYIGGIEHAILHLLYSRFFVRTLKKIGRVSIEEPFAGLFTQGMIVHETYKDGAGKWLFPEEVEKRADGTAVKVGTDEPVTVGAPEKMSKSKKNVVPPEIVADTYGVDCARWFMLSDTPPERDSEWTSAGIEGAWRFVQRIWRLVGDAVELAEGVREATPESFGTESVDLRRASHRLAAQVEEDVERLRFNVAVARVHSFANVFGDAIVSARKGGITPDLGFALREAAEFLVAVVAPMVPHLAEECWTVLGRDGLAATAGWPAVEPALLVDDTVTLPIQINGKRRGEITVPKDAAPAEVEKAVLALDLIAQALDGRPPKRIIVVPQRIVNVVA; encoded by the coding sequence ATGAGCACCGAGCGTTACAATGCCCGCGAGGCCGAGCCCCGCTGGCAGAAGATCTGGGACGAACGCGGCATCTACCGCACCCGCAATGACGACCCGCGCCCCAAATATTACGTGCTCGAGATGTTCCCCTACCCGTCGGGGCGCATCCATATCGGCCATGGCCGCAACTATGTGATGGGCGACGTGGTGGCCCGCTTCAAGCGGATGAAGGGCTTCAACGTCCTGCATCCCATGGGGTGGGACGCTTTCGGCCTGCCGGCGGAGAACGCCGCGATCGAGCGCAACACCCATCCGGGCAAGTGGACCTACGAGAACATCGCCACCATGCGCGAGCAGCTGAAGCTGCTCGGCCTGTCGCTCGACTGGTCGCGCGAGATCGCCACCTGCGATCCCGACTATTATGGCGAGCAGCAGCGCATCTTCCTTGAGTTCCTCAAGGGCGGCCATGTCTACCGCCGCGAGAGCGAGGTGAACTGGGATCCGGTCGACAACACCGTGCTCGCCAATGAGCAGGTGATCGACGGGCGCGGCTGGCGCTCGGGCGCGCTGGTCGAACGACGCAAGCTCGCCCAGTGGTTCTTCCGCATCTCCGACGCCGCCGAGGAACTGCTCGCCGGGCTCGACACGCTGGAGCGCTGGCCCGACAAGGTGCGCCTCATGCAGCGCAACTGGATCGGCCGCTCGGAAGGCCTGCATGTGCGCTTCGTCATCGAGAACGCGCCGGAGGCTCTCCCGAAGGAGATCAAGGTCTACACGACCCGCCCGGACACGCTGTTCGGCGCCTCCTTCCTCGCCCTCTCGCCCGGCCATCCGCTGACCGAACAGCTCGCCGCCGGCAATCCGGCGCTCGCTTCCTTCGTCGAGGAATGCCGGCGCGGCGGCACCTCGACCGCCGAGATCGAGACGCAGGAGAAGATGGGCTTCGACACCGGCCTCACTGTCGCTCACCCGCTGGGCGGGGCGCCGGTGCCGGTTTACGTCGCCAATTTCGTGCTGATGGAATACGGCACCGGCGCCATTTTCGGCTGCCCGGCGCATGACCAGCGCGACCACGACTTCGCCCGCAAATATGGCCTGCCGATCACTCCGGTCGTGCTGCCGCCCGGCACCGACCCGGCGCAGTTCTCCGTGGCGGACGCGCCCTATGACGGCGACGGCACGCTGTTCAATTCCGGCTTCCTCGACGGCCTCTCGGTGCCCGAGGCGAAGGAGAAGGTGGCGCTGAAGCTGGAGAACCAGATTCTCGGCAATGCGCCGGTGGGCGAGCGCGCGGTGAATTACCGCCTGCGCGACTGGGGCATTTCGCGCCAGCGCTACTGGGGCTGCCCGATCCCGATCATCCATTGCGACAGCTGCGGCCCGGTGCCGGTGCCCGCCGACCAGCTTCCCGTGCGCCTGCCGGAGGATGTGACCTTCGACCAGCCGGGCAACCCGCTGGACCGGCACCCGACCTGGAAGCATGTCGCCTGCCCGCATTGCGGCGAGCCGGCCCGGCGCGAGACGGACACGATGGACACCTTCGTGGATTCGTCCTGGTACTTCGCCCGCTTCGCCGCCGAGCCCGGCACGGCGCCGCTCCAGAAGGGCGCGGCCGACCACTGGCTGCCGGTCGACCAGTATATTGGCGGCATCGAGCACGCGATCCTGCACTTGCTCTATTCCCGCTTCTTCGTGCGCACGCTGAAGAAGATCGGCCGGGTCTCCATCGAGGAACCGTTCGCCGGCCTGTTCACGCAGGGCATGATCGTCCACGAGACCTATAAGGACGGCGCCGGCAAGTGGCTGTTCCCCGAGGAGGTCGAGAAGCGGGCGGACGGCACGGCGGTGAAGGTCGGGACTGACGAGCCGGTCACGGTCGGCGCGCCCGAGAAGATGTCGAAGTCGAAGAAGAACGTGGTCCCGCCGGAGATCGTCGCCGACACCTATGGCGTCGATTGCGCGCGCTGGTTCATGCTCTCCGACACCCCGCCCGAGCGCGATAGCGAATGGACCAGCGCCGGCATCGAGGGCGCCTGGCGCTTCGTGCAGCGCATCTGGCGCCTCGTCGGCGACGCGGTGGAGCTCGCCGAGGGCGTTCGCGAGGCCACGCCGGAAAGTTTCGGCACCGAATCGGTAGATCTGCGCCGCGCATCTCACCGTCTGGCGGCGCAGGTCGAGGAAGACGTGGAGCGTCTGCGCTTCAACGTCGCCGTCGCCCGCGTGCACAGCTTCGCCAATGTGTTCGGCGATGCCATCGTCAGCGCCCGCAAGGGCGGCATCACCCCGGATCTCGGCTTCGCCCTGCGCGAGGCGGCGGAATTCCTGGTGGCGGTGGTCGCCCCAATGGTGCCGCATCTGGCGGAAGAATGCTGGACGGTGCTCGGCCGGGACGGTCTCGCCGCGACGGCCGGCTGGCCAGCGGTGGAGCCGGCCTTGCTGGTGGACGATACCGTTACGCTTCCGATTCAAATCAACGGCAAGCGTCGCGGGGAGATCACCGTGCCCAAGGACGCCGCGCCGGCCGAGGTCGAGAAGGCCGTGCTGGCGCTCGACCTTATCGCTCAAGCTCTCGACGGGCGCCCGCCGAAGCGTATCATCGTGGTTCCTCAGAGGATCGTGAATGTCGTCGCTTGA
- the rsmG gene encoding 16S rRNA (guanine(527)-N(7))-methyltransferase RsmG codes for MNSTDSDRARALRLTPVSRETEDRLVAIVALLEKWQRTINLIAPATLPTIWTRHVADSLQLVPLAGEGVRRWVDLGSGGGFPGLVVAAVLAERDGVDVTLVESDTRKAAFLREAARIAELPATVLPARIEQIAPQIAAGVEVVSARALAPLPRLLELAHPFLAQGARGLFLKGQDVDNELTESAKSWRIDAKITESLTDKSGRIVIVEAAEPLKPTH; via the coding sequence ATGAACTCGACCGATTCGGACCGCGCCCGCGCCCTGCGCCTCACCCCTGTTTCACGTGAAACAGAGGACCGCCTCGTCGCCATTGTCGCGCTGCTGGAGAAGTGGCAGCGCACCATCAACCTCATCGCCCCGGCGACGCTGCCGACGATCTGGACGCGGCATGTGGCCGACTCGCTTCAGCTTGTGCCGCTGGCGGGTGAGGGGGTTCGGCGCTGGGTCGATCTCGGCTCCGGCGGCGGCTTTCCCGGTCTCGTCGTTGCGGCCGTTCTGGCCGAGCGCGACGGGGTGGATGTGACCCTGGTCGAGAGCGACACACGCAAGGCGGCCTTCCTGCGCGAGGCGGCGCGCATTGCCGAGCTGCCGGCGACGGTGCTGCCGGCGCGCATCGAGCAGATCGCGCCGCAGATCGCCGCCGGTGTGGAGGTCGTTTCGGCCCGCGCGCTTGCGCCATTGCCGCGTTTGCTGGAGCTGGCGCACCCTTTCCTTGCACAGGGCGCGCGCGGCCTGTTCCTGAAGGGACAAGATGTTGATAACGAATTGACCGAGTCAGCTAAATCTTGGAGAATCGACGCTAAGATCACAGAAAGCCTGACCGACAAAAGCGGGCGCATCGTGATCGTCGAGGCGGCCGAGCCGCTGAAGCCGACGCATTGA